ATGATCGGGAGGAACCATTGCTGAGCCCCGTACCGTTGGCCTTTTTCCCTTCAAACGAGACCTTCCGGCTTTTCCAATAACCTGATAAATATGGTCGGGATTAGAAACAACTCCTATGGAAGCAAAACATTCTCCAGAAATTCTCCTAATCTCAGAGGAAGGCATTTCTAAATTGGTATATTTTCCTTCTTGGCCTAAGACACGAGCAGATGTCCCTGCCCCTCTTATGAATTTTCCTCCTCTACCTGGTTCAACTTCAATATTATGAACTAAGGTTCCACTCGGAATATTTTTTAACCTCAAACGATTACCTGGTGAAAGAGAAGTATTCTCTGAAGTAATAATCTCCTGGCCGACTTTTAAATCTTTTGGAGCAAGAATGTAACGTTTTTCATTGTCTTGATACTGTAAAAGGGCAAGAAAAGCTGTGCGATAAGGATCGTATTCTAGGGCGATAACTTTTGCGGGCATATTAAGTTTTGCTTGTCCAAAATCGACAATCCTATAAAGACGTTTAGCCCCTCCTCCACGATGGCGAACGGTTATTCTCCCAGAACTCCCCCTGCCTGCCTTCCTTTTGATAAATAAGAGGAGCTTTTTTTCTGGCTCTTTTTTTGTAAGCAATTTAGAAACTCTCATAAAATTTTATTTAAATATTCTATTCTTTATCTTGGCAGAACTTCAATTTTTTGTCCTTCCTTAATTTTTACAATTGCTTTTTTATATCCTTTCCGCCACCCTGCAGTTCTTCCCAGCCTTCTTCTTTTTGGGGGAATATTAATAATTTTTACCGACACTACATCAACATCGTAAAGACCTTCGACTGTTTGCTTAATTTCTACTTTGTTAGTCTCTTGCCAAACCTT
This genomic stretch from Candidatus Nealsonbacteria bacterium harbors:
- a CDS encoding 50S ribosomal protein L2, coding for MRVSKLLTKKEPEKKLLLFIKRKAGRGSSGRITVRHRGGGAKRLYRIVDFGQAKLNMPAKVIALEYDPYRTAFLALLQYQDNEKRYILAPKDLKVGQEIITSENTSLSPGNRLRLKNIPSGTLVHNIEVEPGRGGKFIRGAGTSARVLGQEGKYTNLEMPSSEIRRISGECFASIGVVSNPDHIYQVIGKAGRSRLKGKRPTVRGSAMVPPDHPHGGGEGKAPIGLKHPKTPWGKPALGVKTRKRKKWTNKLIISRRKKR
- a CDS encoding 50S ribosomal protein L23, with the translated sequence MQAYKVLKAFHVTEKATDLTKENKYIFKVWQETNKVEIKQTVEGLYDVDVVSVKIINIPPKRRRLGRTAGWRKGYKKAIVKIKEGQKIEVLPR